The sequence TTCGACCAAAGCAAGCGCTCGGCCCCTGTCATATTCTTTCTCAGCGCCCGGGAAAATTGTTTGAGATTTTTATTGCAGGGCAACATGGCTGACCGACCAATAAAATTCCAAATTCCCCTGTATCCCCCTTTACTAAAGGGGGAGTAAAGAGGAGGTGACCTTTCTCGTGTCCCCCTCTTTAGTAAAGAGGGGTCAGGGGAGATTTGGTTCAAATGATCTCTCGATCTCAAATCCCCCTGTATTCCCCTTTTATAAAGGGGGGAATCATTTTACTTTCCCCTCTTTGGCAAAGAGGGGCCAAGGGAGATTTGGGTGATTTCAGGGTCTGCCCGCCATCTCCCGATACCAGGCGATGGTCTTGGCGAGACCGGCGCGAAAGTCGGTCCGGGCGCGGAAGCCGAATTCCTTGAAGGCACGGGTGGTGTCGAGCATCCGCCGGGGCTGGCCGTCGGGTTTGGACTGGTCCCAGACGACACGGCCCGTAAAACCCGTCAGCTCAAC is a genomic window of Deltaproteobacteria bacterium containing:
- a CDS encoding GDP-L-fucose synthase; protein product: VELTGFTGRVVWDQSKPDGQPRRMLDTTRAFKEFGFRARTDFRAGLAKTIAWYREMAGRP